From Streptomyces sp. NBC_01754, a single genomic window includes:
- a CDS encoding LysR family transcriptional regulator — MDRLLLMRSFVTVAHIGSFSGAAKQLSSSGSLVSRHVAELERQIGVRLVNRTARSVSLTEPGRRYAEFAARILDEIEAEDATLAQRHDRAEGTLSIICPKWIGSLDLGDAIAAFSAAHPKIVVRFELGGMSDRTYDFLDSGFDIAFHTRDLRDSSVRLKKVSSLPFVLCASQEYLERHGTLGHPNDVAAHDCLVHVNDPVWRIGHGHASTLHKIRNVAFSSNSYIALQKAAVHGRGIALLPQRSAYDDLVSGALQVLLPELAVPDRPLYAIYGPGQDTPRKVTVFLDFLTQWFSGNPIAAITR, encoded by the coding sequence ATGGACCGCCTGCTTCTCATGCGCAGCTTCGTGACCGTCGCCCACATCGGCAGCTTCAGCGGAGCCGCCAAGCAACTGAGCTCCTCGGGGTCGCTCGTCTCGCGCCACGTCGCCGAACTGGAGCGGCAGATCGGCGTGCGGCTGGTCAACCGGACGGCCCGCTCCGTGAGCCTCACGGAACCGGGCCGGCGCTACGCGGAGTTCGCCGCGCGCATCCTCGACGAGATCGAGGCGGAGGACGCCACTCTCGCGCAGCGCCACGACCGGGCGGAGGGCACACTCAGCATCATCTGCCCGAAGTGGATCGGCAGCCTGGACCTCGGGGACGCCATCGCGGCCTTCTCCGCCGCGCACCCGAAGATCGTCGTGCGCTTCGAGCTGGGCGGTATGTCCGACCGGACCTACGACTTCCTCGACAGCGGATTCGACATCGCCTTCCACACCCGGGACCTGCGGGACTCCAGCGTCCGCCTCAAGAAGGTCTCCTCGCTGCCGTTCGTCCTGTGCGCGTCCCAGGAGTACCTGGAGCGGCACGGCACCCTGGGCCATCCCAACGACGTCGCGGCCCACGACTGCCTGGTCCATGTGAACGACCCGGTCTGGCGGATCGGCCACGGACACGCCAGCACCCTGCACAAGATCCGCAACGTGGCCTTCTCGTCCAACTCCTACATCGCCCTGCAGAAGGCGGCCGTCCACGGGCGGGGCATCGCCCTGCTGCCGCAGCGGTCCGCCTACGACGACCTGGTGTCCGGTGCCCTCCAGGTCCTGTTGCCCGAACTCGCGGTGCCCGACCGGCCCCTCTACGCGATCTACGGTCCCGGACAGGACACCCCGCGCAAGGTCACGGTGTTCCTGGACTTCCTCACCCAGTGGTTCTCCGGAAATCCCATCGCCGCGATCACCCGGTG